In the genome of Ctenopharyngodon idella isolate HZGC_01 chromosome 19, HZGC01, whole genome shotgun sequence, one region contains:
- the ngly1 gene encoding peptide-N(4)-(N-acetyl-beta-glucosaminyl)asparagine amidase isoform X2, protein MSGSQGVTAFCENPTEVFLDVSKLLITYADNILRNPNEDKYRSIRIGNPTFSTKLLPVKGAVECLFEMGFEEAETHLVFPKSASVERLRQVRETIAAERDQRLGTSKAASNPQSARVPPNPAPPPPLPSSSSAGPASATAVPTPAPASIPFTSSSVTFFRTVQSNFQHVMIYESPELQQKALNCIPHELLRSRAKERLKQAKDADPACSLDEEDMLVLDLLQWFKGDFFSWVDNLPCSRCRGTTQPSGSLTPSSDDLRWDAGRVENHYCHTCQLSTRFPRYNNPEKLLETRRGRCGEWANCFTLLCRALGLDARYIWDSTDHVWTEVYSHSQHRWLHCDPCENTCDKPLLYEVGWGKKLSYILAFSKDQVVDVTWRYSCKHPEVLSRRTQVQETWLLHTINTLNATRQQSLGEERKKQLLQRLLVELVEFISPKTPASGELGGRVSGSLAWRAARGETGMSDSKGNAQECVFIPSESEKQNKFFHICYNMTKDCYFRVSNGQETIPGWQKGAWRTENMFRKEEHDWQMVYLARTEGSPLGKISWKFNCAPVGMKIKSTSVRAFSQTFHSGSVRWSLRSAETTIEFPGDGELHSSSSLSGGKELIVEAELTGGEGEVSWQHAQLFRQSLKDTEKVLFEMLVEMEES, encoded by the exons ATGTCTGGGTCTCAAGGAGTCACTGCTTTTTGCGAAAATCCTACCGAGGTGTTTTTGGATGTTTCTAAATTGCTTATTACATACGCGGACAACATTCTTAG GAACCCAAATGAGGATAAATACAGATCAATCCGTATTGGAAACCCAACATTCTCCACCAAGCTTCTGCCTGTCAAAGGAGCAGTTGAATGTCTCTTTGAGATGGGATTTGAAGAG GCTGAAACCCACTTGGTGTTTCCGAAGTCAGCATCTGTGGAGAGGTTGAGGCAGGTGCGGGAGACAATTGCCGCTGAGAGAGACCAGAGGCTTGGTACGAGCAAAGCTGCATCCAACCCACAAAGTGCCAGAGTTCCTCCAAATCCTGccccaccaccaccactacCCTCCTCTTCTTCTGCAGGCCCTGCGTCTGCCACTGCTGTCCCTACGCCTGCACCAGCTTCTATACCTTTCact TCGAGCAGCGTGACATTCTTTAGGACTGTACAATCAAACTTCCAACATGTGATGATATACGAGAGCCCTGAACTGCAGCAGAAGGCTCTGAACTGCATACCTCATGAACTGCTCAGGTCCAGGGCTAAAGAACGGCTGAAACAAGCCAAGGATGCAGATCCAG CATGTAGTCTAGATGAGGAGGACATGTTAGTTCTAGACCTGTTGCAGTGGTTCAAAGGGGACTTCTTTTCCTGGGTGGACAATCTGCCATGTAGCCGGTGTAGGGGTACAACCCAGCCTTCTGGATCCCTCACCCCCTCAAGTGATGACCTACGCTGGGATGCAGGCCGTGTAGAGAACCACTACTGTCACACCTGCCAACTCTCCACTAGATTTCCAAG GTACAATAACCCAGAGAAGCTTTTGGAGACCAGGAGAGGGCGCTGTGGGGAATGGGCCAACTGTTTTACGCTGCTCTGCCGAGCCTTAGGCCTTGATGCCAGATATATCTGGGACAGCACAG ATCACGTGTGGACGGAGGTGTATTCTCACTCACAGCATCGCTGGCTACACTGTGACCCTTGTGAGAACACATGCGATAAACCCCTCCTGTATGAAGTCGGCTGGGGGAAGAAACTCTCCTACATCTTGGCGTTCTCTAAGGACCAGGTTGTGGATGTGACGTGGAGGTACTCCTGTAAACACCCAGAGGTCCTTTCCAGACGCACACAGGTTCAGGAGACATGGCTGCTTCATACGATTAACACACTCAACGCTACG AGGCAGCAGTCTCTAGGAGAAGAGAGGAAGAAGCAGCTGTTGCAAAGACTGCTGGTGGAGCTGGTAGAGTTTATTTCTCCCAAGACCCCTGCATCTGGAGAGTTGGGTGGTCGTGTCTCAGGATCTCTGGCTTGGAGGGCAGCTCGAGGGGAGACTGGTATGAGCGACTCTAAAGGG AATGCACAGGAATGTGTCTTCATTCCTTCAGAATCTGAGAAGCAAAACAAGTTCTTTCACATTTGCTACAATATGACCAAAGACTGTTACTTCAGAGTGAGCAATGGCCAAGAGACTATCCCAGGATGGCAGAAAGGTGCTTGGAGGACAGAAAATATGTTCCGGAAAGAGGAGCATGACTGGCAGATG GTGTATTTGGCTAGAACAGAGGGTTCTCCCTTAGGAAAAATAAGCTGGAAATTTAACTGCGCTCCAGTAGGGATGAAGATCAAGTCCACTTCAGTCCGAGCCTTCAGCCAGACCTTCCATTCAGGCAGCGTGCGTTGGAGTTTACGTTCCGCCGAGACCACCATAGAGTTCCCTGGAG atgGTGAACTGCACTCCTCTTCAAGTCTGTCCGGAGGCAAAGAGCTGATTGTGGAGGCGGAACTCACAGGAGGAGAGGGTGAAGTGTCATGGCAACACGCTCAGCTCTTCAGACAGAGTTTAAAAGACACAGAGAaagttttatttgaaatgttggTTGAAATGGAAGAGTCTTGA
- the ngly1 gene encoding peptide-N(4)-(N-acetyl-beta-glucosaminyl)asparagine amidase isoform X1: MSGSQGVTAFCENPTEVFLDVSKLLITYADNILRNPNEDKYRSIRIGNPTFSTKLLPVKGAVECLFEMGFEEVGVGDIQAETHLVFPKSASVERLRQVRETIAAERDQRLGTSKAASNPQSARVPPNPAPPPPLPSSSSAGPASATAVPTPAPASIPFTSSSVTFFRTVQSNFQHVMIYESPELQQKALNCIPHELLRSRAKERLKQAKDADPACSLDEEDMLVLDLLQWFKGDFFSWVDNLPCSRCRGTTQPSGSLTPSSDDLRWDAGRVENHYCHTCQLSTRFPRYNNPEKLLETRRGRCGEWANCFTLLCRALGLDARYIWDSTDHVWTEVYSHSQHRWLHCDPCENTCDKPLLYEVGWGKKLSYILAFSKDQVVDVTWRYSCKHPEVLSRRTQVQETWLLHTINTLNATRQQSLGEERKKQLLQRLLVELVEFISPKTPASGELGGRVSGSLAWRAARGETGMSDSKGNAQECVFIPSESEKQNKFFHICYNMTKDCYFRVSNGQETIPGWQKGAWRTENMFRKEEHDWQMVYLARTEGSPLGKISWKFNCAPVGMKIKSTSVRAFSQTFHSGSVRWSLRSAETTIEFPGDGELHSSSSLSGGKELIVEAELTGGEGEVSWQHAQLFRQSLKDTEKVLFEMLVEMEES, translated from the exons ATGTCTGGGTCTCAAGGAGTCACTGCTTTTTGCGAAAATCCTACCGAGGTGTTTTTGGATGTTTCTAAATTGCTTATTACATACGCGGACAACATTCTTAG GAACCCAAATGAGGATAAATACAGATCAATCCGTATTGGAAACCCAACATTCTCCACCAAGCTTCTGCCTGTCAAAGGAGCAGTTGAATGTCTCTTTGAGATGGGATTTGAAGAGGTTGGTGTTGGtgatatacag GCTGAAACCCACTTGGTGTTTCCGAAGTCAGCATCTGTGGAGAGGTTGAGGCAGGTGCGGGAGACAATTGCCGCTGAGAGAGACCAGAGGCTTGGTACGAGCAAAGCTGCATCCAACCCACAAAGTGCCAGAGTTCCTCCAAATCCTGccccaccaccaccactacCCTCCTCTTCTTCTGCAGGCCCTGCGTCTGCCACTGCTGTCCCTACGCCTGCACCAGCTTCTATACCTTTCact TCGAGCAGCGTGACATTCTTTAGGACTGTACAATCAAACTTCCAACATGTGATGATATACGAGAGCCCTGAACTGCAGCAGAAGGCTCTGAACTGCATACCTCATGAACTGCTCAGGTCCAGGGCTAAAGAACGGCTGAAACAAGCCAAGGATGCAGATCCAG CATGTAGTCTAGATGAGGAGGACATGTTAGTTCTAGACCTGTTGCAGTGGTTCAAAGGGGACTTCTTTTCCTGGGTGGACAATCTGCCATGTAGCCGGTGTAGGGGTACAACCCAGCCTTCTGGATCCCTCACCCCCTCAAGTGATGACCTACGCTGGGATGCAGGCCGTGTAGAGAACCACTACTGTCACACCTGCCAACTCTCCACTAGATTTCCAAG GTACAATAACCCAGAGAAGCTTTTGGAGACCAGGAGAGGGCGCTGTGGGGAATGGGCCAACTGTTTTACGCTGCTCTGCCGAGCCTTAGGCCTTGATGCCAGATATATCTGGGACAGCACAG ATCACGTGTGGACGGAGGTGTATTCTCACTCACAGCATCGCTGGCTACACTGTGACCCTTGTGAGAACACATGCGATAAACCCCTCCTGTATGAAGTCGGCTGGGGGAAGAAACTCTCCTACATCTTGGCGTTCTCTAAGGACCAGGTTGTGGATGTGACGTGGAGGTACTCCTGTAAACACCCAGAGGTCCTTTCCAGACGCACACAGGTTCAGGAGACATGGCTGCTTCATACGATTAACACACTCAACGCTACG AGGCAGCAGTCTCTAGGAGAAGAGAGGAAGAAGCAGCTGTTGCAAAGACTGCTGGTGGAGCTGGTAGAGTTTATTTCTCCCAAGACCCCTGCATCTGGAGAGTTGGGTGGTCGTGTCTCAGGATCTCTGGCTTGGAGGGCAGCTCGAGGGGAGACTGGTATGAGCGACTCTAAAGGG AATGCACAGGAATGTGTCTTCATTCCTTCAGAATCTGAGAAGCAAAACAAGTTCTTTCACATTTGCTACAATATGACCAAAGACTGTTACTTCAGAGTGAGCAATGGCCAAGAGACTATCCCAGGATGGCAGAAAGGTGCTTGGAGGACAGAAAATATGTTCCGGAAAGAGGAGCATGACTGGCAGATG GTGTATTTGGCTAGAACAGAGGGTTCTCCCTTAGGAAAAATAAGCTGGAAATTTAACTGCGCTCCAGTAGGGATGAAGATCAAGTCCACTTCAGTCCGAGCCTTCAGCCAGACCTTCCATTCAGGCAGCGTGCGTTGGAGTTTACGTTCCGCCGAGACCACCATAGAGTTCCCTGGAG atgGTGAACTGCACTCCTCTTCAAGTCTGTCCGGAGGCAAAGAGCTGATTGTGGAGGCGGAACTCACAGGAGGAGAGGGTGAAGTGTCATGGCAACACGCTCAGCTCTTCAGACAGAGTTTAAAAGACACAGAGAaagttttatttgaaatgttggTTGAAATGGAAGAGTCTTGA
- the ngly1 gene encoding peptide-N(4)-(N-acetyl-beta-glucosaminyl)asparagine amidase isoform X3, with translation MGFEEAETHLVFPKSASVERLRQVRETIAAERDQRLGTSKAASNPQSARVPPNPAPPPPLPSSSSAGPASATAVPTPAPASIPFTSSSVTFFRTVQSNFQHVMIYESPELQQKALNCIPHELLRSRAKERLKQAKDADPACSLDEEDMLVLDLLQWFKGDFFSWVDNLPCSRCRGTTQPSGSLTPSSDDLRWDAGRVENHYCHTCQLSTRFPRYNNPEKLLETRRGRCGEWANCFTLLCRALGLDARYIWDSTDHVWTEVYSHSQHRWLHCDPCENTCDKPLLYEVGWGKKLSYILAFSKDQVVDVTWRYSCKHPEVLSRRTQVQETWLLHTINTLNATRQQSLGEERKKQLLQRLLVELVEFISPKTPASGELGGRVSGSLAWRAARGETGMSDSKGNAQECVFIPSESEKQNKFFHICYNMTKDCYFRVSNGQETIPGWQKGAWRTENMFRKEEHDWQMVYLARTEGSPLGKISWKFNCAPVGMKIKSTSVRAFSQTFHSGSVRWSLRSAETTIEFPGDGELHSSSSLSGGKELIVEAELTGGEGEVSWQHAQLFRQSLKDTEKVLFEMLVEMEES, from the exons ATGGGATTTGAAGAG GCTGAAACCCACTTGGTGTTTCCGAAGTCAGCATCTGTGGAGAGGTTGAGGCAGGTGCGGGAGACAATTGCCGCTGAGAGAGACCAGAGGCTTGGTACGAGCAAAGCTGCATCCAACCCACAAAGTGCCAGAGTTCCTCCAAATCCTGccccaccaccaccactacCCTCCTCTTCTTCTGCAGGCCCTGCGTCTGCCACTGCTGTCCCTACGCCTGCACCAGCTTCTATACCTTTCact TCGAGCAGCGTGACATTCTTTAGGACTGTACAATCAAACTTCCAACATGTGATGATATACGAGAGCCCTGAACTGCAGCAGAAGGCTCTGAACTGCATACCTCATGAACTGCTCAGGTCCAGGGCTAAAGAACGGCTGAAACAAGCCAAGGATGCAGATCCAG CATGTAGTCTAGATGAGGAGGACATGTTAGTTCTAGACCTGTTGCAGTGGTTCAAAGGGGACTTCTTTTCCTGGGTGGACAATCTGCCATGTAGCCGGTGTAGGGGTACAACCCAGCCTTCTGGATCCCTCACCCCCTCAAGTGATGACCTACGCTGGGATGCAGGCCGTGTAGAGAACCACTACTGTCACACCTGCCAACTCTCCACTAGATTTCCAAG GTACAATAACCCAGAGAAGCTTTTGGAGACCAGGAGAGGGCGCTGTGGGGAATGGGCCAACTGTTTTACGCTGCTCTGCCGAGCCTTAGGCCTTGATGCCAGATATATCTGGGACAGCACAG ATCACGTGTGGACGGAGGTGTATTCTCACTCACAGCATCGCTGGCTACACTGTGACCCTTGTGAGAACACATGCGATAAACCCCTCCTGTATGAAGTCGGCTGGGGGAAGAAACTCTCCTACATCTTGGCGTTCTCTAAGGACCAGGTTGTGGATGTGACGTGGAGGTACTCCTGTAAACACCCAGAGGTCCTTTCCAGACGCACACAGGTTCAGGAGACATGGCTGCTTCATACGATTAACACACTCAACGCTACG AGGCAGCAGTCTCTAGGAGAAGAGAGGAAGAAGCAGCTGTTGCAAAGACTGCTGGTGGAGCTGGTAGAGTTTATTTCTCCCAAGACCCCTGCATCTGGAGAGTTGGGTGGTCGTGTCTCAGGATCTCTGGCTTGGAGGGCAGCTCGAGGGGAGACTGGTATGAGCGACTCTAAAGGG AATGCACAGGAATGTGTCTTCATTCCTTCAGAATCTGAGAAGCAAAACAAGTTCTTTCACATTTGCTACAATATGACCAAAGACTGTTACTTCAGAGTGAGCAATGGCCAAGAGACTATCCCAGGATGGCAGAAAGGTGCTTGGAGGACAGAAAATATGTTCCGGAAAGAGGAGCATGACTGGCAGATG GTGTATTTGGCTAGAACAGAGGGTTCTCCCTTAGGAAAAATAAGCTGGAAATTTAACTGCGCTCCAGTAGGGATGAAGATCAAGTCCACTTCAGTCCGAGCCTTCAGCCAGACCTTCCATTCAGGCAGCGTGCGTTGGAGTTTACGTTCCGCCGAGACCACCATAGAGTTCCCTGGAG atgGTGAACTGCACTCCTCTTCAAGTCTGTCCGGAGGCAAAGAGCTGATTGTGGAGGCGGAACTCACAGGAGGAGAGGGTGAAGTGTCATGGCAACACGCTCAGCTCTTCAGACAGAGTTTAAAAGACACAGAGAaagttttatttgaaatgttggTTGAAATGGAAGAGTCTTGA
- the nutf2l gene encoding nuclear transport factor 2, like: protein MAEKPMWEQIGTGFVQHYYQQFDTDRVKLADLYTDASCLTWEGEGFQGKAAIMTKLNSLPFQTIQHSITAQDHHPTPDSCVMSMVMGQLKADQDQVMGFQQVFLLKNVDNKWVCTNDMFRLALHNFGA, encoded by the exons atgGCAGAAAAACCGATGTGGGAGCAAATCGGCACTGGATTCGTGCAACACTATTATCAGCAGTTTGATACAGACCGCGTGAAGCTCGCCGACCTGTAT ACCGATGCTTCCTGTTTGACATGGGAAGGGGAGGGATTTCAAGGGAAAGCTGCAATCATGACCAAATTAAAT AGCCTTCCCTTTCAGACCATTCAGCACAGCATCACCGCTCAGGACCATCACCCCACTCCAGATAGCTGTGTCATGAGTATGGTCATGGGCCAGCTCAAA gCTGATCAGGACCAAGTCATGGGCTTTCAGCAGGTCTTCTTGCTGAAGAATGTAGATAACAAATGGGTCTGCACCAACGACATGTTCCGATTAGCTCTTCATAACTTTGGAGCATAG
- the adnp2b gene encoding activity-dependent neuroprotector homeobox protein 2b has translation MYQFPVRGLEKIRRTRRKVKNILGEFGLEECLNLGQELQEFYPGDNVFDATDWCSLSDGFDGRWRKKWEYRTQGLCCTLCEFSTRSWHAYKTHVQRYHDEEERLCKLSACTSCPFIAHPRLVSRHLKLFHVEDTKLETPAVPQLPPRAVNGTTFQCRRCHIQDTLLYSVKKHVLLYHYTSTLNKYAGQRSERELVALGDRSQKFYCKKCYVSAETSEHLLYHLLTSEKHKELDVHIRALIFETDSKKQYPALAPKTQGPPALLMMKDPPAVTATLAAGGIKGPESGGSAVIAAPGTSQAFLPTQASALVQLASAEAKGLLRPGVPLAFQNAQITRPAVPPAPIVPQNQVSVRVGLPNQSQLQPVSRQIVLPPGVRLNVPAVRPPPPQSLAASPRLPINQPTSGGTMITSQSLLSHLIPTGNKVDGLPTYTLAPLQVLSVQGNNSQGVSKPPLPASQNNPPAQQNKQISSLPAPKQTKKWITCPICNELFPSDIYESHPEVHKEAAKMPKIGLAARAPFLKKMPDKTVKCLTCKILISEKGVFEHLLHGMNCLFCSGLFYSIKQLVDHIQMEHNVNRKSNCDFMRREYRLYTDDSGNLLFPYFDIRTTAPKLIMGEKELNLALVTSSLDLIFVKMLPNNPQGVGKLSTPCKMPTPNPDSTECPFCSEKLLNKECYQMHLKEKHFIVPTLHAILKTPSYRCLYCGGVYTGKTTTKAIIVHLAKCRSAPKSLKDSDKLTSGLAVTPRANRALVSYPAHPKQITGPTPTSVQASVPATKPLETEAEMQSKLRLEIAFREAMEANRREREERLAKKRKLERDRLAGLTVPSPEVVIDPSVKLALDPSGMESSSFEERREFINKYFNTQPYPLKKEIIALSSRLLLNKTDVACQIGTKRTRCLKNIQKTKAVVLLGFNMAELNKLKHNLFIPEIEPEKLSTVTDTEMEVLQE, from the exons ATGTACCAGTTTCCAGTCAGAGGGTTGGAGAAGATCCGCAGAACAAGACgaaaagtgaaaaacattctTGGAGAATTTGGACTTGAAGAATGTCTTAATTTGGGCCAG GAACTCCAGGAATTTTACCCAGGAGACAATGTTTTTGATGCCACAGACTGGTGCAGTTTATCTGATGGCTTTGACGGCCGGTGGAGGAAGAAG TGGGAATATCGTACGCAAGGATTGTGCTGCACCTTGTGCGAGTTCTCTACAAGATCCTGGCATGCCTACAAAACCCATGTTCAGCGCTACCATGATGAAGAAGAGCGCCTGTGCAAGCTTTCAGCCTGTACTTCCTGCCCGTTTATAGCTCACCCAAGATTGGTCTCCAGGCACCTCAAATTGTTCCACGTTGAGGACACAAAGTTAGAAACCCCTGCTGTCCCTCAGCTGCCTCCAAGGGCTGTAAACGGCACCACATTTCAGTGCCGAAGATGCCATATACAAGATACACTTTTGTACAGTGTTAAAAAGCATGTTCTTCTTTATCACTACACTTCCACGTTGAATAAATATGCCGGGCAGAGATCAGAGCGGGAACTTGTGGCTCTAGGAGACAGGTCTCAGAAATTCTACTGCAAAAAGTGTTACGTATCAGCTGAGACATCTGAACACTTGCTGTATCATCTTCTAACCTCAGAAAAGCACAAGGAGCTGGATGTGCATATCAGAGCTCTAATTTTTGAAACAGATAGTAAGAAACAGTACCCTGCTCTAGCACCGAAAACACAAGGCCCTCCTGCTCTCTTGATGATGAAAGATCCGCCAGCAGTGACAGCCACACTAGCTGCTGGTGGTATTAAAGGGCCGGAAAGTGGTGGTTCTGCAGTCATTGCTGCCCCAGGAACCAGCCAGGCGTTTCTCCCAACTCAAGCTTCTGCTCTGGTTCAGCTTGCAAGCGCTGAAGCGAAGGGTTTACTGAGGCCTGGAGTCCCATTGGCTTTTCAGAACGCCCAAATCACCAGACCTGCTGTGCCTCCTGCTCCTATTGTTCCTCAAAACCAGGTGTCCGTCAGAGTAGGCCTACCTAATCAGTCACAACTGCAACCTGTTTCCCGCCAAATTGTCCTACCACCAGGTGTTCGCCTTAATGTACCTGCTGTTAGGCCACCGCCACCTCAGTCCCTCGCTGCTAGTCCAAGATTGCCCATAAATCAACCCACCTCTGGAGGCACCATGATAACCTCTCAATCCCTTCTGAGTCATTTGATCCCCACCGGCAACAAAGTTGATGGTTTGCCTACCTACACTCTTGCGCCTTTGCAGGTCCTATCGGTCCAGGGAAATAACTCCCAAGGAGTCAGCAAGCCACCTCTGCCTGCATCCCAGAACAACCCTCCTGCtcagcaaaacaaacaaatcagcTCTTTGCCAGCCCCTAAACAAACCAAGAAGTGGATCACGTGTCCTATTTGTAATGAACTCTTCCCATCTGATATCTATGAGTCCCATCCAGAGGTTCACAAAGAGGCAGCTAAAATGCCCAAGATTGGTCTAGCTGCTCGTGCTCCATTTTTGAAAAAGATGCCAGATAAGACGGTGAAATGCTTGACATGCAAGATCTTGATTTCGGAAAAGGGAGTTTTTGAACACCTGCTTCATGGCATGAACTGCTTGTTTTGTTCTGGGCTCTTCTATTCCATCAAACAGCTTGTCGACCATATCCAGATGGAGCATAATGTGAACCGAAAGAGCAACTGTGACTTCATGAGGCGTGAATACAGACTGTATACTGATGATTCGGGGAATCTGCTTTTCCCTTACTTTGACATTCGAACCACGGCTCCTAAACTAATAATGGGTGAAAAAGAGCTCAATCTTGCATTGGTCACAAGCTCCCTCGATCTGATCTTTGTGAAGATGTTGCCCAACAATCCTCAGGGTGTTGGTAAGCTGTCTACACCCTGCAAGATGCCCACACCCAATCCTGACAGCACTGAGTGCCCCTTCTGCTCGGAGAAGCTTCTGAACAAGGAATGCTATCAAATGCACCTCAAAGAGAAGCATTTCATTGTGCCCACTCTGCATGCTATACTTAAAACCCCATCGTACCGATGTCTCTACTGTGGTGGTGTGTACACTGGGAAGACCACTACCAAGGCCATCATTGTCCACTTGGCTAAATGCCGCAGTGCACCGAAGAGTCTCAAGGATAGTGATAAACTTACTTCAGGATTAGCTGTTACTCCCAGAGCAAACCGAGCACTTGTGTCATACCCAGCTCATCCAAAACAGATCACTGGTCCAACCCCGACTTCAGTTCAAGCTTCTGTTCCTGCCACAAAGCCACTAGAAACCGAAGCGGAGATGCAGAGCAAGTTGCGCCTGGAAATAGCCTTCAGAGAAGCTATGGAGGCGAATAGAAGAGAGCGGGAGGAACGGTTGGCAAAGAAGAGAAAACTCGAGCGAGATAGGTTAGCTGGTCTGACGGTCCCCTCACCTGAAGTAGTAATCGATCCTTCCGTAAAATTAGCATTGGATCCTTCTGGAATGGAGTCAAGTTCCTTTGAAGAACGACGTGAGTTTATTAATAAGTACTTTAATACACAGCCTTACCCACTCAAGAAGGAGATCATTGCCCTGAGTAGCCGTTTACTGCTTAACAAAACTGACGTGGCTTGCCAGATTGGCACAAAGCGCACCAGATGTCTGAAGAACATACAGAAAACCAAGGCCGTGGTACTTTTAGGCTTCAATATGGCAGAGCTGAATAAACTGAAGCATAATCTTTTCATCCCAGAGATTGAGCCCGAGAAGCTGAGCACCGTGACAGACACAGAGATGGAGGTCCTCCAAGAGTAG